One genomic segment of Brassica napus cultivar Da-Ae chromosome A3, Da-Ae, whole genome shotgun sequence includes these proteins:
- the LOC111210392 gene encoding transcription factor MYB29-like — protein MSRKPCCVGEGLKKGAWTIEEDKKLISYLHEHGEGGWRDIPQKAGLKRCGKSCRLRWANYLKPDIKRGEFSYEEEQIIIMLHASRGNKWSVIARHLPKRTDNEIKNYWNTNLRKRLIDQGNDPLTHKPLASTPEPATPKTSDLQDDSNPSNLDEQYSHSGSMSPESLPLSSNSCNILEISNSDETPRNYGSFNSKKLSSTSELLNKVATRAASMGNIISASMEGTLIPSTTLSPPCLNDGLSETSHFQMDEFDIDMNFDFNNSEHDFSEFLEQFSNNAAEEADNIIGYDQDLLFSDVSSTRVDEDGMTNIPGWSNYLLDDSEFSYDTNQD, from the exons atgtcaAGAAAGCCATGTTGTGTGGGAGAAGGGCTGAAGAAAGGAGCATGGACCATCGAAGAAGACAAGAAACTCATCTCTTACCTTCATGAACATGGTGAAGGAGGATGGCGTGACATTCCCCAAAAAGCTG GACTAAAACGATGTGGTAAAAGTTGTAGATTGCGATGGGCTAACTATTTGAAACCCGATATCAAGAGAGGAGAATTTAGCTATGAGGAAGAGCAAATCATTATCATGCTTCACGCTTCCCGTGGCAACAA GTGGTCGGTCATAGCAAGACATTTGCCCAAAAGGACAGACAACGAGATCAAAAACTACTGGAACACAAATCTCAGAAAACGCTTGATCGATCAGGGTAACGATCCCTTGACTCACAAGCCACTTGCCTCTACCCCTGAACCGGCCACGCCCAAGACTTCTGATCTCCAAGATGACTCAAACCCGAGTAACCTAGATGAGCAATATTCACACTCAGGCTCCATGTCTCCAGAGTCACTTCCTCTCTCTTCAAACTCATGCAATATACTTGAGATAAGCAACAGTGACGAGACACCGAGAAACTATGGTTCCTTTAACTCCAAGAAATTGAGTTCTACATCAGAACTGTTAAACAAAGTTGCAACTAGGGCAGCTTCCATGGGCAATATCATATCAGCGTCCATGGAAGGAACCTTGATCCCCTCTACAACACTGTCTCCTCCGTGTCTCAACGATGGCCTTTCCGAGACTAGTCATTTTCAGATGGACGAGTTTGACATCGACATGAACTTTGATTTCAACAATTCTGAACACGATTTCTCGGAGTTTCTGGAGCAATTTAGTAACAATGCAGCCGAGGAAGCTGATAACATTATAGGATATGATCAAGATCTCCTTTTCTCTGATGTTTCATCAACACGCGTTGATGAAGACGGTATGACAAACATACCCGGTTGGTCCAATTATCTTCTTGACGATTCCGAGTTTTCGTATGATACGAACCAAGATTAG
- the LOC106441388 gene encoding nucleolin 1 isoform X1, translated as MIPAVDIANALTNRFSSCGRICNLDIPRDPITNVVNSKCSFFQLCGGEGAEEKALALDGTDMGGWNVTVKVLPHDDLEFTTDQLAAMSISHFKKTRSEGVSVRGYDTSLPSNDIKSALTKHFASCGEITDVFVLKRRAVIYFFGWHAISKAVELSGSSVGGCELVVKALPVPKRNLGPPPPPSLPFWLYYPWYIT; from the exons ATGATTCCTGCAGTTGATATCGCCAATGCGTTGACGAATCGTTTCAGTTCATGTGGACGAATCTGTAATCTTGACATTCCCAGAGACCCTATAACAAATGTTGTCAACAGCAAATGTTCCTTTTTCCAACTCTGCGGAGGAGAAGGCGCCGAAGAGAAGGCCTTGGCACTTGATGGAACTGACATGGGAGGGTGGAATGTAACAGTTAAGGTGTTACCTCACGATGATCTTGAGTTTACTACCGATCAGCTGGCTGCTATGAGCATTTCACACTTTAAGAAAACCAG GAGCGAAGGCGTTTCCGTTAGAGGATATGACACTTCCCTTCCTTCGAATGATATCAAGAGCGCTTTGACTAAGCATTTCGCTTCATGTGGAGAGATAACTGATGTTTTTGTTCTCAAAAG ACGGGCTGTTATTTACTTTTTCGGATGGCATGCAATAAGTAAGGCGGTTGAACTCAGTGGAAGTAGCGTGGGAGGATGTGAACTAGTTGTTAAGGCTTTGCCAGTACCTAAAAGAAACCTCGGCCCACCTCCTCCACCTAGTCTTCCTTTTTGGCTATACTATCCCTGGTacattacataa
- the LOC106441388 gene encoding nucleolin 1 isoform X2 — MIPAVDIANALTNRFSSCGRICNLDIPRDPITNVVNSKCSFFQLCGGEGAEEKALALDGTDMGGWNVTVKVLPHDDLEFTTDQLAAMSISHFKKTRSEGVSVRGYDTSLPSNDIKSALTKHFASCGEITDVFVLKRRAVIYFFGWHAISKAVELSGSSVGGCELVVKALPVPKRNLGPPPPPSLPFWLYYPC, encoded by the exons ATGATTCCTGCAGTTGATATCGCCAATGCGTTGACGAATCGTTTCAGTTCATGTGGACGAATCTGTAATCTTGACATTCCCAGAGACCCTATAACAAATGTTGTCAACAGCAAATGTTCCTTTTTCCAACTCTGCGGAGGAGAAGGCGCCGAAGAGAAGGCCTTGGCACTTGATGGAACTGACATGGGAGGGTGGAATGTAACAGTTAAGGTGTTACCTCACGATGATCTTGAGTTTACTACCGATCAGCTGGCTGCTATGAGCATTTCACACTTTAAGAAAACCAG GAGCGAAGGCGTTTCCGTTAGAGGATATGACACTTCCCTTCCTTCGAATGATATCAAGAGCGCTTTGACTAAGCATTTCGCTTCATGTGGAGAGATAACTGATGTTTTTGTTCTCAAAAG ACGGGCTGTTATTTACTTTTTCGGATGGCATGCAATAAGTAAGGCGGTTGAACTCAGTGGAAGTAGCGTGGGAGGATGTGAACTAGTTGTTAAGGCTTTGCCAGTACCTAAAAGAAACCTCGGCCCACCTCCTCCACCTAGTCTTCCTTTTTGGCTATACTATCCCTG CTGA
- the LOC106443054 gene encoding uncharacterized protein LOC106443054: MAEDESLYCEQHLIKPLNPISSMVVIRESPIFAKGDRLVFPPVNHENLQLASSVSVSEFDNRYLESPSSESESPSSSSRGSASSSSFSLSPSDSDGQPPLSPCEFYQKLPAETTEEKSDSDGQSPPLTGSKRGGESPPPRKVLYREADDVLRHWWELLLVRAYSKLKNVLAWFSTTLRPFYPVLAVAIWWWMRVRVRRRRVNGETTGQLRDVIKERDERIVQLLQQIAQMNELLIKHHTEMVSRR; this comes from the exons ATGGCAGAAGATGAATCTCTTTACTGTGAGCAACACCTGATTAAGCCATTGAATCCTATTTCGTCAATGGTTGTCATCAGAGAATCGCCAATTTTCGCCAAGGGCGACCGTCTCGTCTTCCCGCCGGTCAACCACGAGAATCTCCAGCTCGCTTCTTCCGTCTCCGTCTCCGAATTCGATAACAGATACCTCGAATCTCCATCGTCTGAATCCGAATCCCCGTCTTCTTCCTCGAGAGGCtctgcttcctcttcttccttttccCTGTCTCCTTCCGATTCAGACGGACAACCGCCGCTCTCTCCGTGTGAGTTTTACCAGAAGCTTCCGGCTGAAACAACCGAAGAAAAATCTGATTCAGATGGACAATCGCCGCCGTTGACAGGTTCGAAACGAGGCGGGGAATCTCCGCCGCCGAGGAAGGTCTTGTACCGTGAAGCTGATGACGTGCTCCGACATTGGTGGGAGCTTCTTCTTGTACGAGCGTACTCCAAGTTAAAGAATGTGTTGGCATGGTTCTCAACGACTCTCCGACCGTTTTATCCCGTCCTCGCCGTTGCTATCTGGTGGTGGATGCGTGTACGAGTTCGTCGGAGACGTGTCAATGGAGAAACCACGGGTCAACTTCGAGATGTGATCAAAGAGAGAGACGAG AGGATAGTTCAGCTTTTGCAGCAGATTGCTCAAATGAATGAGTTACTCATAAAACACCACACGGAGATGGTGTCAAGAAGATAA